One Calditrichia bacterium DNA window includes the following coding sequences:
- a CDS encoding T9SS type A sorting domain-containing protein, translating into MQLRNRFLQALLVMFCMMGAVSAQSALNITKQGNWGKGEGEIKAVFAAGPVTYYGVGNKVQITAFSDPANPLKLASVDVPELVEDLVRTSISSNQYLVVANGENLSIINVQNPTSPSLVGNAALSSTAEGVATSGNYAYVAAGGAGLQIYDISNPANPTWVSAIDTLSWGEGVVISQPYCYMAHGGRTSIIDISNPAAPVLVSQIPSFSGGWNQDVNVRSGYAYICEYDFGIQVVNVTNPASPSQANWVDTGNRTAFMVFDGNYGYVANGDSGLRVLDVSIPSSPVEVGILPTSDRVRKIWFGAITIGGTPTGHIYCAAQSAMIAVNVSNPVSMTVSGQLTVQPAADGTAFSTFVDGDKAYVAYGSAGLRILDVSNPANISELGQFDTPGDAREVVVKDDVAFIADRDEGVRVVDVSNPAAPTEITSIATPRARGIAISGNYVYVAASDSGLAVIDATNASSPVWVASSSAFYGEGVAAFGNIAAITRWDNVLFFDVTNPAAPAAKGESGGLANGTAGLAVNGNYSYVHDFDTLRIYDLSNLDAPVEVGKSFSGGSWDGTASIDGNFAYLNCEEYGLRVFDISNPANPTEVAYFDDAPIARGVTAKNGLAYVAERADGLTIYRNELVVGIADDDRQIAENFTLEQNYPNPFNPGTRINFQLVKNTKITLDVLNTLGQKVATLVEGVHSAGDYSVDFNAQNLSSGVYFYRLTAGNVSQTRKMLLLK; encoded by the coding sequence ATGCAACTACGTAACAGATTTTTGCAAGCCTTGTTGGTCATGTTCTGCATGATGGGTGCTGTTTCTGCACAATCGGCTTTGAATATCACCAAACAAGGCAACTGGGGAAAAGGAGAGGGAGAAATTAAAGCCGTGTTTGCCGCAGGACCGGTAACTTATTACGGCGTTGGAAACAAGGTGCAGATCACCGCGTTTTCCGATCCGGCTAACCCGTTGAAACTGGCCAGCGTGGATGTTCCCGAACTGGTTGAGGATCTCGTTCGGACATCCATTTCCAGCAACCAATATCTGGTTGTGGCGAATGGCGAAAATTTATCCATCATAAATGTGCAAAACCCGACCTCGCCGAGTTTGGTTGGTAATGCTGCATTATCCAGCACTGCGGAAGGCGTGGCAACCAGCGGCAATTATGCCTACGTTGCTGCCGGCGGCGCAGGATTGCAAATTTATGATATCTCCAATCCCGCCAACCCGACCTGGGTTTCGGCAATTGATACGCTGTCCTGGGGCGAAGGCGTGGTGATTTCCCAGCCGTATTGTTATATGGCTCATGGCGGCAGAACCAGCATTATCGATATTTCCAATCCGGCGGCACCGGTGCTGGTCAGCCAGATCCCCTCATTCTCCGGCGGCTGGAATCAGGATGTCAACGTCCGCTCCGGCTATGCCTACATTTGCGAATACGATTTCGGGATTCAGGTAGTGAACGTTACCAATCCGGCCAGCCCGTCGCAGGCAAACTGGGTGGATACGGGCAATCGTACCGCGTTTATGGTTTTCGACGGTAATTACGGCTACGTCGCCAACGGCGATTCCGGGTTGCGGGTGCTGGATGTGTCCATCCCGTCTTCACCGGTTGAAGTTGGCATTTTGCCGACCAGCGACCGCGTGCGGAAAATCTGGTTTGGCGCCATCACCATCGGCGGAACGCCGACCGGTCACATTTATTGCGCGGCACAATCCGCGATGATAGCGGTAAACGTTTCGAATCCCGTGAGCATGACGGTTTCCGGACAGTTGACGGTTCAGCCGGCAGCCGACGGCACCGCATTCAGTACTTTTGTTGACGGGGATAAAGCATACGTTGCGTATGGCTCTGCGGGGTTGCGGATTTTGGATGTGTCCAATCCGGCGAATATCAGCGAACTTGGGCAATTCGACACACCCGGCGATGCCCGCGAAGTGGTTGTAAAAGATGACGTTGCGTTTATCGCCGATCGCGATGAAGGCGTGCGTGTGGTGGATGTATCCAATCCTGCTGCGCCGACAGAAATCACCAGCATCGCAACGCCGCGCGCCCGTGGCATCGCCATCAGCGGCAATTATGTGTATGTCGCTGCCAGCGATTCCGGCTTGGCGGTGATCGATGCAACCAACGCGTCCAGCCCGGTTTGGGTGGCGTCGTCATCCGCTTTTTACGGCGAAGGCGTTGCTGCTTTTGGCAATATTGCCGCCATCACCCGTTGGGATAATGTGCTGTTTTTCGACGTGACAAATCCCGCCGCCCCGGCTGCGAAAGGCGAAAGCGGTGGTCTGGCAAACGGAACCGCCGGACTTGCAGTAAACGGCAATTATTCCTATGTGCATGATTTTGATACACTTAGAATCTACGATTTATCCAATCTCGATGCACCGGTGGAAGTTGGCAAATCCTTTTCCGGTGGCAGTTGGGATGGCACCGCGTCCATCGACGGTAATTTTGCGTATCTGAATTGCGAAGAATACGGCTTGCGGGTGTTCGATATTTCGAATCCGGCAAATCCGACCGAAGTCGCCTATTTTGACGATGCGCCGATCGCCCGTGGCGTAACCGCGAAAAACGGTCTGGCATACGTCGCGGAACGTGCCGACGGTTTGACGATTTATCGTAACGAACTGGTTGTGGGCATCGCCGATGACGACCGCCAGATTGCCGAAAATTTCACACTCGAACAAAACTACCCGAACCCGTTCAACCCCGGCACGCGGATCAATTTCCAATTGGTCAAAAATACCAAAATTACGCTGGATGTGTTGAACACGCTCGGTCAAAAAGTTGCCACATTGGTTGAAGGCGTCCACTCCGCCGGTGATTATTCGGTGGATTTCAACGCCCAAAACCTGAGCAGCGGCGTATATTTTTATCGCCTGACTGCCGGCAACGTTTCCCAAACACGGAAAATGTTGTTACTGAAATAA
- a CDS encoding T9SS type A sorting domain-containing protein: MPLLTGAIAIFLWQIAAAQEIDNFTKLGNFGRFVAQTPVQTPAPDLNYLLFTPENTEAQIDGKFPLIVSLSGIGERGNDLEILKNDGLPAKLDGWNSFPIMVIAPQCPLSTEWYWDRTDTLIRRMIENVIAEHPVDPDRVYLTGYSMGGIGSWDMAARHPDLFAGVIPIAARREPGTSFCNMRDIPAWAFHGANDPVVPLTAGRGAINVFRACGGNARFTVYPGVGHNSWTQTYANTDIYEWLLKQNRRKVNAVFAAGNLAFFGMGNSLVVQQFDDAVQLPQTIAELQLPEAITDLQSVAGSDVLAAIGETALLLIDIANPQQPAVISATSLSGAKQIALRGQTAFLAGENGLTIFDISDPAQPQQLAAVDTLGTCFDVFADSQLVWLAAGAKSHIIDASDPAAPQYIGAISGFGSSNRAITVENGFAFLADEFTGLQIIDVQNPANPVGVSAVLSGNKISEIRIRDNLGFVAAGDSGLKIIELSDPAHPAEIAGWQSPGRSIGLSFGEISANGQPAAHVFVADFSAGVRAVNIADPANPAETAFIQVAPSSGGSVSFGKAYRSQVENGVAYVAYGWEGLKIVDVSQPQQPSLIGKKDSPGDARDVRVLGDIAYLADWDAGVRVLDISNPQQPQEIRFVNTGRARQLAVKNEFIYVAASDSGLVLLDISDPQQPEKSAVFSAYFARSVAIDGNIAALADDHRVVFFDVSDPANPLETGATPALVSGCDGLALSGTAAFVPDGDTLRIFDISNPAAPQQISTTALGAIAFDATVAQHFVFIAAGNAGLRAFDVSNPHSPTVAGVYNGTPFARGVAVAENRVFVAEEADGLSIYRFDALTALPDIAPVLPEVASLAQNYPNPFNPRTAISYQLPNFNAVKLSIYNTLGQGIKTLVDEKQAAGSYTVSWDGTNASGTAVASGVYMYRLRAGDAVSVKKMLLLR, from the coding sequence ATGCCGTTGCTGACCGGCGCGATCGCCATATTTTTATGGCAAATTGCCGCAGCGCAGGAAATCGACAATTTCACCAAACTGGGGAATTTCGGGCGATTTGTTGCGCAAACGCCGGTGCAAACGCCCGCGCCGGATCTCAATTATTTGCTGTTCACCCCGGAAAATACCGAAGCGCAAATCGATGGCAAATTCCCGCTGATTGTTTCGCTGAGCGGCATCGGCGAACGCGGAAACGATCTCGAAATTCTCAAAAATGACGGGTTGCCCGCAAAACTGGACGGTTGGAACAGCTTCCCGATCATGGTAATTGCACCGCAATGCCCGCTGTCGACCGAGTGGTATTGGGATCGCACCGACACACTTATTCGCCGGATGATCGAAAACGTCATCGCTGAACATCCGGTTGACCCGGATCGCGTCTATCTCACCGGATACAGCATGGGCGGCATCGGCAGTTGGGATATGGCAGCACGCCATCCCGACCTTTTTGCCGGAGTAATTCCCATTGCCGCCCGGCGGGAGCCCGGCACCAGTTTTTGCAACATGCGGGATATTCCCGCATGGGCGTTCCACGGCGCAAACGATCCGGTGGTGCCGCTCACGGCCGGACGCGGCGCAATCAACGTGTTTCGTGCCTGCGGCGGGAACGCGCGGTTTACGGTTTATCCGGGTGTCGGGCATAATTCCTGGACGCAAACTTATGCAAATACAGATATTTACGAATGGCTGCTGAAACAAAATCGCCGCAAGGTGAATGCGGTTTTCGCTGCCGGAAATCTGGCGTTTTTCGGAATGGGAAACTCGCTGGTTGTCCAGCAATTTGATGATGCAGTGCAACTGCCGCAAACCATCGCCGAGTTGCAATTGCCGGAAGCGATTACGGATTTGCAATCCGTTGCCGGAAGCGATGTGCTCGCCGCCATCGGCGAAACTGCGTTGTTGCTGATCGACATCGCCAATCCGCAGCAACCCGCAGTAATTTCTGCGACCAGCCTGAGCGGCGCAAAGCAGATCGCGCTGCGCGGGCAAACCGCATTTCTCGCCGGTGAGAACGGACTGACCATTTTCGATATCAGCGATCCGGCGCAGCCGCAGCAACTCGCCGCCGTTGACACGCTCGGCACCTGTTTCGATGTGTTCGCGGATAGCCAGTTGGTTTGGCTCGCCGCCGGTGCAAAAAGCCATATTATCGATGCCAGCGATCCGGCAGCGCCGCAATACATCGGGGCAATCAGCGGGTTCGGCAGCAGCAATCGCGCCATCACCGTCGAAAACGGGTTCGCTTTTCTCGCCGATGAATTTACCGGCTTGCAGATTATCGACGTGCAGAATCCGGCGAATCCGGTGGGCGTTTCCGCTGTGCTCAGCGGCAACAAAATTTCGGAAATCCGCATCCGCGACAACCTCGGTTTTGTCGCCGCGGGCGATTCCGGGCTGAAAATAATCGAATTAAGCGATCCGGCACATCCGGCGGAAATCGCCGGTTGGCAATCTCCCGGTCGCTCAATCGGGTTATCTTTCGGGGAAATTTCCGCAAACGGGCAGCCCGCCGCGCATGTGTTTGTGGCGGATTTCAGCGCGGGCGTTCGGGCGGTGAACATCGCCGATCCGGCGAATCCGGCGGAAACCGCGTTTATTCAGGTTGCGCCGTCATCGGGCGGGAGCGTTTCGTTCGGGAAGGCGTATCGCTCGCAGGTGGAAAATGGCGTCGCGTATGTCGCGTATGGCTGGGAAGGGCTGAAAATTGTGGATGTCAGCCAGCCGCAGCAGCCATCGCTGATCGGCAAAAAAGATTCGCCCGGCGATGCCCGCGATGTGCGCGTACTCGGCGATATTGCTTATCTCGCGGACTGGGACGCGGGCGTTCGCGTGCTCGATATTTCCAATCCGCAGCAGCCGCAGGAAATCCGTTTTGTGAATACCGGACGCGCACGGCAACTGGCTGTAAAAAATGAATTTATCTACGTTGCTGCCAGCGACAGCGGACTGGTGCTGCTCGATATTTCCGATCCGCAGCAGCCCGAAAAATCTGCTGTTTTTTCGGCATATTTTGCCCGTTCGGTGGCGATTGACGGGAACATCGCTGCATTGGCGGATGACCATCGCGTGGTGTTTTTTGACGTATCCGATCCGGCTAATCCGCTGGAAACCGGCGCCACACCCGCGCTCGTTTCCGGTTGCGACGGGCTGGCGCTGAGCGGTACTGCCGCGTTCGTTCCCGATGGCGACACGCTGCGGATTTTCGATATCAGCAATCCGGCTGCGCCGCAGCAAATCAGCACAACTGCGCTCGGCGCAATCGCGTTTGACGCAACGGTTGCGCAACATTTTGTGTTCATCGCCGCCGGAAATGCCGGTTTGCGGGCGTTTGATGTGAGCAACCCGCATTCACCGACGGTGGCGGGTGTTTACAACGGCACACCTTTCGCTCGCGGCGTTGCCGTCGCGGAAAACCGGGTGTTCGTCGCGGAGGAGGCAGACGGACTCTCGATTTACCGTTTCGATGCGCTCACTGCGTTGCCGGACATCGCGCCGGTGCTGCCGGAAGTGGCTTCGCTGGCGCAGAATTACCCGAATCCCTTCAATCCGCGCACGGCGATCAGCTATCAGTTGCCAAATTTCAACGCTGTGAAATTGAGTATTTACAATACGTTGGGACAGGGAATCAAAACGCTGGTCGATGAAAAACAGGCGGCGGGCAGCTACACGGTTTCGTGGGACGGCACCAACGCATCCGGCACAGCCGTTGCCAGCGGCGTGTATATGTATCGCCTCCGCGCGGGCGATGCCGTGTCGGTCAAAAAAATGTTGCTGCTGCGATGA
- a CDS encoding sugar ABC transporter permease, which translates to MNNSGRKKQSRAADAEQLKLLLPVLIPVLILSIVPLLRGIYLGFTDYQLGSEIQFNGIDNYLYMLKDQYFWRSFKVGFIWTITVTGAQLVLGLLLALLLNTRVRFSGVYSLLILIPWAMPPVIRGVVWKQMFDPDTGAVNVLLTGLGIIHTPINWLTSYEFAIPAVIVAGIWGELPKTAVFLFAGLQTIPKTLYESAELDGAGSWMRFRHITLPLLKPVLAIVLSLNFIWNFNSFGLVWVLTQGGPGGLTRLPMLAAYEEAFRYGFVGYAAAIGNVMVVFIIVALFFYLRIQFREQVDTGGIA; encoded by the coding sequence ATGAACAATTCCGGACGAAAAAAACAGTCCCGCGCTGCCGATGCCGAGCAGTTGAAATTGCTGCTGCCGGTGCTCATTCCGGTGCTCATTTTGTCGATTGTGCCGCTGTTGCGGGGCATTTATCTCGGTTTCACGGATTACCAACTCGGCAGCGAAATCCAGTTCAACGGCATCGACAATTACCTTTACATGCTGAAAGACCAGTATTTCTGGCGTTCGTTCAAGGTGGGATTTATCTGGACGATCACCGTGACGGGTGCGCAACTGGTGCTCGGTTTGCTGCTGGCGCTGCTGCTGAACACCCGGGTGCGCTTTTCCGGCGTGTACAGCCTGCTCATCCTCATTCCGTGGGCAATGCCGCCGGTGATTCGCGGGGTGGTCTGGAAACAAATGTTCGATCCCGATACCGGCGCGGTCAACGTGCTGCTGACCGGATTGGGCATCATTCACACGCCGATCAACTGGCTGACCAGCTACGAATTTGCCATTCCCGCGGTGATTGTCGCGGGCATCTGGGGCGAGTTGCCGAAAACCGCAGTGTTCCTGTTTGCCGGGCTGCAAACCATCCCGAAAACGCTGTATGAATCCGCCGAACTGGATGGCGCGGGTTCGTGGATGCGCTTCCGGCACATCACGCTGCCGCTGCTCAAACCGGTGCTGGCGATCGTGCTGTCGCTCAATTTTATCTGGAATTTCAACTCGTTCGGTCTGGTTTGGGTGCTCACACAGGGCGGTCCCGGCGGGTTGACCCGGCTGCCGATGCTCGCCGCATACGAGGAGGCGTTTCGCTACGGATTTGTGGGCTACGCCGCAGCCATCGGCAATGTGATGGTGGTGTTCATCATCGTGGCGCTGTTCTTTTATTTGCGCATCCAGTTCCGGGAACAGGTGGATACCGGAGGCATAGCATGA
- a CDS encoding carbohydrate ABC transporter permease — MSKKNNRLRTAVVHLSLLLFVIYLVFPMIWIVVTSLKTTPEIYSGVFSLIPKTPTLEHFQTIIAEGQIFRSMLNSLFAGVIATVLVVIIAMPAAYALVRYQSLLNRFFMGWILTSQIFPAILIIVPLYLVIRFFHLTDTLLGLALVYVVWSLPFILWMLFGYMKNIPVELEEAAAIDGASRLQIVYLILMPVLLPAIGASALFAFISAWNEFFFALVLLKSPETITLPVELARLTGIEGQARTGPLAAASIIATVPSIVLFSLMRKWFSAGLLAGSIK, encoded by the coding sequence ATGAGCAAAAAAAACAACCGTTTACGAACAGCCGTTGTGCACCTTTCGCTGCTCCTTTTTGTAATTTATCTGGTTTTCCCGATGATCTGGATCGTCGTGACATCGCTGAAAACCACCCCGGAAATTTACTCGGGCGTGTTTTCGCTCATTCCCAAAACGCCGACGCTGGAACATTTTCAAACGATCATCGCCGAGGGGCAGATTTTCCGGAGCATGCTCAACAGCCTGTTCGCCGGCGTGATTGCCACGGTTTTGGTGGTGATCATCGCGATGCCTGCGGCGTATGCGCTGGTTCGTTACCAGTCGCTGCTCAACCGTTTTTTTATGGGATGGATTTTGACGTCGCAGATTTTTCCGGCAATTTTGATCATCGTGCCGCTGTATCTGGTGATCCGTTTTTTCCACCTGACCGACACGCTGCTGGGTCTGGCGCTGGTTTATGTGGTTTGGAGCCTGCCCTTTATTTTGTGGATGCTCTTTGGCTACATGAAAAATATTCCGGTGGAACTGGAAGAAGCCGCCGCCATCGACGGCGCATCGCGGTTGCAAATTGTTTACCTGATTTTGATGCCGGTGCTGCTTCCGGCGATCGGCGCATCCGCGCTGTTCGCGTTCATTTCGGCGTGGAACGAATTTTTCTTTGCGCTGGTGCTGCTGAAAAGTCCGGAAACAATCACGCTGCCGGTGGAACTGGCACGGCTGACCGGCATCGAAGGGCAGGCGCGAACCGGACCGCTGGCGGCGGCGAGCATCATCGCCACAGTGCCGTCCATCGTCCTGTTTTCACTGATGCGCAAATGGTTTTCCGCCGGTTTGCTGGCGGGTTCGATCAAATAA
- a CDS encoding extracellular solute-binding protein: MCEPYTTVEIMNCKTHKILFLLNLTAMILLLIFSGCESANEQDDAGKPLRFVSLAWQEQSVAAHKDIVEQWNTAHPETPVEYVQGTWGSIHDYLITAFETGDVPDVFHYESSVIVDFAIRGFLADLAPMVPDELRSDVLDVAWASVERPGGQITGIPFLMESFIILYNKKMFADAGITPPTAENPWTIADLQRAATALTQDTDGDGQTDQYGAAMGLRNAANIIMNLSISFGGSFFRKNAGEYSVAVGDGERELLRLIYGMLYRDRSMAPSSIGKTGSAMIPGLFQGNYAMLIGIGAWARQQLAENAPESFEWGVFLLPKAESQKTGINTQTLSIPEKSRRKTDAMAFIEYFVNAENMARNALCDWMLPTRESCLAMPEFRNGGNGWDVVSTSAELLSTGPWLGAPGYVEWKTRVANPILQEFFANRIDLDEAAERLETESNWVLARYQMRGDRW; this comes from the coding sequence ATGTGCGAACCCTACACGACTGTTGAAATAATGAATTGTAAAACGCACAAAATACTGTTTCTGCTGAATTTGACAGCGATGATTTTGCTGCTGATTTTCAGCGGCTGCGAATCCGCGAACGAACAGGACGATGCCGGAAAACCGCTGCGATTCGTCAGTCTGGCGTGGCAGGAGCAATCGGTTGCGGCGCACAAAGATATCGTTGAGCAGTGGAACACCGCGCATCCCGAAACGCCGGTGGAATATGTGCAGGGCACCTGGGGATCGATCCACGATTACCTGATCACCGCGTTCGAAACCGGCGATGTGCCCGATGTGTTCCATTACGAATCGTCCGTGATCGTCGATTTTGCCATCCGCGGATTTCTGGCGGACCTCGCGCCGATGGTTCCCGATGAATTGCGCAGCGACGTGCTGGATGTCGCGTGGGCATCCGTCGAACGGCCGGGCGGGCAGATCACCGGCATCCCGTTTTTGATGGAATCGTTTATAATTCTCTACAACAAAAAAATGTTTGCTGACGCCGGCATCACACCGCCAACTGCGGAAAACCCGTGGACAATTGCCGATCTGCAACGCGCAGCCACCGCACTCACGCAGGATACGGACGGTGACGGGCAAACCGACCAGTACGGCGCGGCAATGGGATTGCGTAATGCCGCGAACATCATCATGAATCTGTCGATCAGTTTTGGCGGCTCGTTTTTCCGCAAAAATGCGGGCGAATACAGCGTTGCAGTCGGCGATGGCGAGCGCGAATTGCTCCGCCTGATTTATGGCATGCTCTATCGCGATCGCTCGATGGCGCCCTCGAGCATCGGCAAAACCGGCTCCGCGATGATCCCCGGATTGTTCCAGGGTAACTACGCCATGCTGATCGGCATCGGCGCGTGGGCGCGGCAGCAACTCGCGGAAAATGCGCCGGAATCGTTCGAATGGGGCGTTTTTCTGCTGCCCAAAGCCGAATCGCAGAAAACCGGGATCAACACGCAAACGCTGAGCATCCCGGAAAAATCCCGGCGAAAAACCGACGCAATGGCATTTATCGAATATTTTGTGAATGCGGAAAACATGGCCCGCAACGCGCTCTGCGACTGGATGCTGCCCACCCGCGAATCCTGTTTGGCGATGCCCGAATTTCGCAACGGCGGCAACGGCTGGGATGTGGTCAGCACTTCCGCTGAGCTGCTTTCCACCGGCCCGTGGCTGGGCGCGCCCGGATATGTGGAGTGGAAAACCCGCGTCGCCAATCCCATTTTGCAGGAATTTTTCGCCAACCGCATCGATCTCGACGAAGCGGCGGAGCGACTGGAAACCGAAAGCAACTGGGTGTTGGCGCGCTACCAAATGAGGGGGGATCGCTGGTGA
- a CDS encoding ADP-ribosylglycohydrolase family protein: MVKPINEHARGCLVGLAVGDALGSPAEGKTPEQIRERWGRITDFLSDEQGGTDDTEYALFSAKLLFSYGLELSPEKIVDAYRAEIISGDNAYKGAGFSEILSIRNLQSGLQPPFSGQHLHSWSDGLAMRVAPYGIVAAGKPALAAQLAGIDGCVSHAGEGIFSGQAVAAAIATAITGAAVTDIVAAALAVIPENSWTFRSIDRAVRIGWQSPDVWASIPPLYAAIVCHHYYWADIAPEAVGLAFGLLVAASGNFTESVLGGINIGRDTDTIAAIAGAITGARSGFAEIPKKWRKRIRSANGTCIKTVRGMDLMETADKLATLASEWSAS; the protein is encoded by the coding sequence CTGGTGAAACCGATAAACGAACATGCCCGCGGCTGCCTCGTCGGGCTGGCGGTCGGCGATGCGCTGGGCAGTCCGGCGGAAGGCAAAACGCCCGAACAGATCCGCGAACGCTGGGGACGCATCACGGATTTTTTATCCGACGAGCAGGGCGGAACGGACGATACAGAATACGCGCTGTTCAGCGCCAAGTTGTTGTTTTCATACGGACTTGAGTTATCGCCGGAAAAGATTGTCGATGCCTATCGCGCGGAGATCATTTCCGGCGACAACGCCTACAAAGGCGCGGGATTCAGCGAAATTTTATCGATCCGCAATCTCCAATCGGGATTGCAGCCACCGTTTTCAGGACAGCATTTGCACAGCTGGAGCGATGGTTTGGCGATGCGGGTTGCGCCATACGGCATCGTTGCGGCGGGAAAACCGGCGCTCGCAGCACAACTGGCGGGCATCGATGGTTGCGTCAGTCATGCCGGCGAAGGAATTTTCAGCGGGCAGGCGGTGGCAGCAGCCATCGCGACAGCCATCACCGGCGCAGCCGTGACCGATATCGTGGCGGCAGCGCTCGCGGTTATTCCGGAAAATTCCTGGACATTCCGCAGCATCGATCGCGCGGTGCGGATCGGCTGGCAAAGCCCGGATGTCTGGGCTTCGATTCCGCCGTTGTATGCTGCCATCGTTTGCCACCATTATTATTGGGCGGATATTGCGCCGGAAGCGGTAGGGCTGGCGTTCGGCTTGCTGGTGGCGGCGTCGGGAAATTTCACTGAAAGCGTACTCGGCGGCATCAACATCGGCAGGGATACGGACACGATTGCGGCAATTGCCGGGGCGATCACCGGCGCGCGCAGCGGATTCGCCGAAATTCCCAAAAAATGGCGCAAGCGTATCCGCTCCGCAAACGGCACCTGCATCAAAACTGTGCGGGGAATGGATTTGATGGAAACCGCGGACAAACTGGCGACACTGGCAAGCGAGTGGAGCGCATCATGA
- a CDS encoding ADP-ribosylglycohydrolase family protein → MSEIKKRAFRAMTGLAMGDAVSWPAMFQRSHLLPPWTRRIRREMDAAAENQRISRLPMPFSLNQSAAGFDIAPAILSEWAVFVAQRLIAENGKLTAETVRRDWLKLANADGEILAPVSVRSAISNLQKSVFPPASGHDNPHYFDDAALCRVLPIGIICAGNPELAAVMAENEAAVTHSEDGIWTAKAFAAAASIACAGGDPAAAIDAAIAQLPQKSWSRRMAEQALAIAKSANSIFEIHPELSATIINREYSYGGAAPESLALTLAIVEKCGGDVAAGIAAACTFAKTAESVPALTGALCGALATDDFLSENWRKRLAQLKGISLPNLAGADYLAICTSISEMADRKE, encoded by the coding sequence ATGAGCGAAATTAAAAAACGGGCGTTCCGGGCGATGACCGGACTGGCTATGGGCGACGCGGTCAGTTGGCCGGCGATGTTCCAGCGCAGCCATTTGCTCCCGCCGTGGACGCGGCGGATTCGGCGCGAAATGGATGCGGCGGCGGAAAACCAGCGAATTTCCCGCTTGCCGATGCCTTTTTCGCTGAACCAGTCTGCTGCCGGATTTGACATTGCACCCGCGATTCTCAGCGAATGGGCGGTGTTTGTCGCGCAGCGGCTGATCGCCGAAAATGGCAAACTGACGGCAGAAACCGTTCGCCGCGACTGGCTGAAACTGGCTAACGCCGATGGGGAAATTCTCGCGCCGGTGAGCGTCCGTTCGGCGATTTCGAATTTGCAAAAATCCGTTTTTCCACCGGCGAGCGGCCACGACAATCCCCATTATTTTGACGATGCGGCGCTGTGCCGGGTGCTGCCAATCGGCATCATTTGCGCGGGAAATCCGGAATTGGCCGCGGTGATGGCGGAAAATGAAGCGGCGGTCACCCATTCGGAGGACGGCATTTGGACGGCGAAAGCCTTTGCCGCAGCCGCGAGTATTGCCTGCGCCGGTGGCGATCCGGCAGCCGCCATCGATGCGGCAATCGCGCAGCTCCCGCAAAAAAGCTGGAGCCGCCGGATGGCTGAGCAGGCGTTGGCTATCGCGAAATCCGCCAATTCCATTTTCGAGATTCACCCGGAATTGAGCGCAACAATCATCAACCGGGAATACAGCTACGGCGGTGCGGCGCCGGAATCGCTGGCGCTCACGCTGGCGATTGTCGAAAAATGCGGCGGCGATGTGGCAGCGGGAATCGCAGCGGCGTGCACATTTGCCAAAACCGCGGAATCGGTGCCCGCGCTCACCGGCGCACTCTGCGGCGCGCTCGCCACGGACGATTTTCTCTCCGAAAACTGGCGCAAACGGCTGGCGCAATTGAAGGGCATCAGCCTGCCAAATCTCGCCGGCGCGGATTATTTGGCTATCTGCACATCGATTTCGGAAATGGCGGATCGAAAAGAATAA